Proteins from a single region of Streptomyces glaucescens:
- a CDS encoding GMC family oxidoreductase, giving the protein MTIRLSGGVADSAAIVVVGGGLAGLEVATALVEHGIDDVLLIEAGPGDDLTHIHLGLPQDGATETVFAPENDPYFRRPWESDSTHYTGISGLRRRLGGRSLYWHGVILPLEDWALRPPWWPSDVIDDLTKSWRGGASLYERVTAELLAWSSPTPAGASRLHRFGGQDFRSLPRACRHPSSDGRWEAYSPLTRWPTEDGVPRPPAGLRVRCDTEVLAVDVRAGAARGVLVRDTAGEVGTVTADAVVLCAGTVESTRLGIQALTSVGALAEPRLGGLADHIVQGFVVRLPGTAGAVPPLGSHYVPAHHSTRSYLRLDVHRTEYGDTLLDVRVTGEQLPNPDSVVECSGGPGLPWGTRVRTALLPEDRHLVTAQRDALSAFWRSLAGELRLPAAPLEFSEYGDPGRDNTRVLPSRTRSQTTGVPESWTSLLGTEDHEGGSLPLGGVLTSRQEFAELPRLYAAGPVVFPRLGAANPSLTALALSRRLAALLAAAV; this is encoded by the coding sequence GTGACCATTCGTCTTTCCGGTGGCGTCGCCGATTCCGCCGCGATCGTGGTGGTGGGCGGTGGCCTCGCGGGACTGGAAGTGGCCACGGCGCTCGTGGAGCACGGCATCGACGACGTCCTCCTGATCGAGGCGGGGCCCGGCGACGACCTCACGCACATCCATCTGGGACTGCCGCAGGACGGGGCGACGGAAACCGTTTTCGCCCCCGAGAACGACCCCTATTTCCGGCGGCCCTGGGAATCCGACTCGACGCACTACACCGGCATATCCGGTCTGCGCCGCCGGCTCGGCGGCCGGTCCCTGTACTGGCACGGTGTGATCCTGCCGCTGGAGGACTGGGCACTGCGCCCCCCGTGGTGGCCCTCCGATGTCATCGACGACCTCACCAAGAGCTGGCGGGGCGGCGCCTCCCTGTACGAGCGGGTCACCGCCGAACTGCTCGCCTGGAGCTCCCCGACGCCCGCCGGCGCGAGCCGGCTGCACCGCTTCGGCGGCCAGGACTTCCGGTCCCTGCCCCGCGCCTGCCGGCACCCGTCGAGCGACGGCCGCTGGGAGGCGTACAGCCCCCTGACGCGGTGGCCCACCGAGGACGGCGTGCCGCGCCCGCCGGCCGGTCTGCGCGTCCGGTGCGACACGGAGGTCCTCGCCGTCGACGTACGCGCCGGTGCCGCGCGCGGGGTACTCGTACGGGACACCGCCGGCGAGGTCGGGACCGTCACCGCGGACGCCGTGGTGCTGTGCGCCGGCACGGTGGAGAGCACCCGGCTGGGCATCCAGGCGCTCACCTCGGTCGGCGCCCTGGCCGAACCGCGCCTGGGCGGACTCGCGGACCACATCGTGCAGGGCTTCGTGGTCCGCCTGCCCGGGACGGCCGGCGCCGTCCCCCCGCTGGGCTCCCACTACGTGCCGGCGCACCACAGCACCCGCTCCTACCTGCGGCTGGACGTGCACCGCACGGAGTACGGCGACACCCTCCTCGACGTGCGGGTGACGGGCGAGCAGCTCCCCAACCCGGACAGTGTCGTCGAGTGCTCGGGCGGCCCCGGCCTGCCCTGGGGCACCCGCGTCCGCACCGCGCTGCTCCCGGAGGACCGCCACCTCGTCACCGCGCAACGGGACGCGCTGAGCGCCTTCTGGCGGTCGCTCGCCGGGGAACTGCGACTGCCCGCGGCCCCCCTGGAGTTCAGCGAGTACGGCGACCCCGGCCGCGACAACACCCGCGTACTGCCCAGCCGTACCCGGTCGCAGACGACCGGGGTGCCGGAGTCCTGGACCAGCCTGCTGGGCACCGAGGACCACGAGGGCGGGAGCCTGCCGCTGGGCGGTGTGCTGACCTCACGCCAGGAGTTCGCGGAACTGCCGCGCCTGTACGCCGCGGGCCCCGTCGTCTTCCCGCGGCTGGGCGCCGCGAACCCCTCGCTCACCGCCCTCGCGCTCTCCCGACGCCTGGCCGCCCTCCTCGCCGCGGCGGTGTGA
- a CDS encoding inosamine-phosphate amidinotransferase has product MSLAGVYTEWDPLEEIVVGTAVGSENRMVRETEDELDGLCEELRGLGVTVRRLPPQDPASPPAPPDRGADTALAYRPRDGLLTVGETVIQTPAVPGLPSLQSPACRMLLMEYFTSGSRWISAPPPVLTDVMYDPTAPAGERLRELEPVFDADTVLRIGTDLLYLVSDSGNALGARWLQAALGERYTVHPCRGPHGSPHGDFAVVPLGPGLILVNPERVDAEHIPPFLRTWKRIVCPELVDPGPPDGAVHSSGWGGSNILVVRPGLVIVDRRQADLMRVLENNGIDVLPLQLTHARALGSGFHRVTVDVRRTGTLESYRF; this is encoded by the coding sequence ATGAGCCTGGCCGGCGTGTACACCGAATGGGACCCGCTGGAGGAGATCGTCGTCGGAACGGCGGTCGGCTCCGAGAACCGGATGGTGCGCGAGACCGAGGACGAGCTCGACGGCCTGTGCGAGGAGCTGAGGGGCCTCGGCGTGACGGTCCGCCGCCTTCCGCCGCAGGACCCCGCGAGCCCGCCCGCGCCCCCGGACCGCGGCGCGGACACCGCCCTCGCCTACCGGCCCCGGGACGGACTGCTGACCGTCGGCGAGACCGTCATCCAGACGCCGGCGGTGCCCGGTCTCCCGTCCCTGCAGTCGCCCGCCTGCCGGATGCTGCTGATGGAGTACTTCACCAGCGGCAGCCGCTGGATCTCGGCGCCGCCGCCGGTGCTGACCGACGTCATGTACGACCCGACGGCGCCGGCCGGGGAGCGGCTGCGCGAACTGGAGCCGGTCTTCGACGCGGACACGGTGCTGCGGATCGGCACCGACCTGCTCTATCTGGTGTCCGACAGCGGCAACGCGCTGGGCGCGCGCTGGCTGCAGGCGGCGCTGGGGGAGAGGTACACCGTGCACCCCTGCCGGGGACCCCACGGTTCGCCGCACGGCGACTTCGCCGTCGTCCCGCTCGGCCCGGGTCTGATCCTGGTCAATCCGGAGCGGGTCGACGCCGAGCACATTCCCCCGTTCCTGCGCACGTGGAAACGGATCGTGTGCCCGGAACTGGTGGATCCGGGTCCGCCGGACGGCGCCGTCCACAGCTCGGGGTGGGGCGGGTCGAACATTCTCGTCGTCCGGCCCGGACTGGTGATCGTGGACCGGCGGCAGGCGGATCTGATGCGCGTCCTGGAGAACAACGGAATCGACGTGCTGCCGCTCCAGCTGACCCATGCCCGGGCACTGGGCAGCGGTTTCCACCGGGTCACCGTCGATGTGCGGCGGACCGGAACTCTGGAGTCGTACCGGTTCTGA
- the rfbB gene encoding dTDP-glucose 4,6-dehydratase: MATRLLVTGGAGFIGSHYVRTLLGPDGPPDAVVTVLDALSYAGNLANLDPVRDHPRLRFVHGDICDADLVDRVMAGQDQVVHLAAESHVDRSLLDAAAFVRTNAGGTQTLLDAALRHGVAPFVQVSTDEVYGSLETGSWTEDEPLRPNSPYAASKASGDLLALAMHVSHGLDVRITRCSNNYGPYQFPEKLVPRFVTLLLEGRKVPLYGDGLHVRDWLHVDDHVRGIEAVRARGRAGRVYNIGGGTSLANRDLVDLLLKACGAGWDRVEHVPDRKGHDRRYSVDASRIRRELGHVPATDLSTGLAATVAWYRDNRAWWEPLCAGRAPQTA; this comes from the coding sequence ATGGCCACACGTCTGCTCGTCACCGGCGGCGCCGGATTCATCGGCTCGCACTACGTCCGCACCCTCCTCGGTCCGGACGGGCCGCCCGACGCCGTCGTCACCGTGCTCGACGCCCTGAGCTACGCCGGCAACCTCGCCAACCTCGACCCGGTCCGCGACCACCCCCGGCTGCGCTTCGTCCACGGCGACATCTGCGACGCGGACCTGGTCGACCGGGTCATGGCCGGCCAGGACCAGGTCGTGCACCTCGCCGCCGAGTCGCACGTGGACCGCTCGCTGCTCGATGCCGCCGCGTTCGTGCGGACCAACGCCGGCGGCACGCAGACACTCCTCGACGCGGCCCTGCGGCACGGCGTGGCCCCCTTCGTGCAGGTGTCCACCGACGAGGTCTACGGCTCGCTGGAGACGGGGTCGTGGACGGAGGACGAGCCGCTGCGCCCCAACAGCCCCTATGCCGCCTCCAAGGCGTCGGGCGACCTGCTCGCGCTGGCCATGCACGTCAGCCACGGCCTGGACGTGCGCATCACCCGCTGCTCCAACAACTACGGCCCCTACCAGTTCCCGGAGAAGCTCGTCCCACGGTTCGTCACCCTGCTGCTGGAGGGCCGCAAGGTGCCGTTGTACGGCGACGGGCTGCACGTACGGGACTGGCTGCACGTGGACGACCACGTGCGCGGTATCGAGGCGGTGCGGGCCCGCGGCCGGGCCGGGCGCGTCTACAACATCGGAGGCGGCACCTCGCTGGCCAACCGGGACCTCGTGGACCTGCTGCTGAAGGCGTGCGGCGCCGGCTGGGACAGGGTGGAGCACGTCCCCGACCGCAAGGGCCACGACCGCCGCTACTCGGTCGACGCGAGCCGGATCCGCCGCGAGCTGGGACACGTCCCCGCGACGGACCTGAGCACCGGCCTGGCCGCCACGGTGGCCTGGTACCGCGACAACCGCGCCTGGTGGGAGCCCCTGTGCGCCGGCCGCGCCCCGCAGACCGCGTGA
- a CDS encoding phosphotransferase: MDRRNLVRLVAEKFRDVVPIDETTHRLEFFPLGEDSWSYRYGPLWISVRRDLDGHFPGAYEAALLLRRAGKHFVLAPLAAGDGGVVHDLSGLPVVVFPYVERATARRVPPTPAQLDLLVARLTEVHGFATPGGLPAEVPVEDFGFPFEGDLEKALRTALEGDTDHLGPYGSRLTRLVTGCRDRVAELRREAARVAAECAARWEGEPPALTHGDPSPANVLFGDGVDILDWGSTMWAPPERDWAAVARAFGTAPDGRGLFLRFYELRWQLAEIAEYTARFAAPHTGDADDHAMWGRLLRYLPAG; encoded by the coding sequence GTGGATCGCCGGAATCTGGTCCGGCTTGTCGCGGAGAAATTCCGGGATGTCGTTCCCATCGACGAGACAACGCACCGCCTGGAGTTCTTCCCCCTCGGTGAGGACAGCTGGTCCTATCGGTACGGCCCGCTGTGGATCAGCGTCCGCCGTGATCTCGACGGCCATTTCCCCGGCGCCTACGAAGCCGCCCTGCTGCTGCGCCGGGCCGGGAAGCACTTCGTGCTCGCCCCCCTCGCGGCGGGCGACGGCGGCGTGGTGCACGATCTGTCCGGACTGCCCGTCGTGGTCTTCCCCTACGTCGAGCGGGCCACCGCCCGGCGCGTCCCCCCGACCCCCGCCCAACTCGACCTGCTCGTCGCCCGGCTGACGGAGGTGCACGGCTTCGCCACCCCCGGCGGGCTGCCCGCCGAAGTGCCCGTGGAGGACTTCGGCTTCCCCTTCGAAGGCGACCTGGAGAAGGCACTGCGCACGGCCCTGGAGGGGGACACGGACCACCTGGGCCCCTACGGGAGCCGGCTCACCCGGCTCGTCACCGGGTGCCGGGACCGGGTGGCCGAGCTGCGCCGCGAGGCGGCACGCGTGGCCGCCGAGTGCGCCGCGCGCTGGGAGGGCGAACCGCCCGCGCTGACCCACGGCGACCCCAGCCCCGCCAACGTCCTGTTCGGGGACGGTGTGGACATCCTCGACTGGGGCAGCACCATGTGGGCCCCTCCGGAACGGGACTGGGCCGCGGTCGCCCGGGCCTTCGGCACCGCGCCGGACGGTCGCGGGCTCTTCCTCAGGTTCTACGAGCTGCGCTGGCAGCTCGCCGAGATCGCCGAGTACACGGCCCGGTTCGCCGCGCCGCACACGGGCGACGCCGACGACCACGCCATGTGGGGACGGCTGCTGCGCTACCTCCCGGCCGGCTGA
- a CDS encoding DegT/DnrJ/EryC1/StrS family aminotransferase: MPGPGYRFVDDEERDNVLAVLDRWRTGRDTFDDPGEGNMVRRFEQAAAERFGSGHCLAVNSGTSALIAALVGLGIGPGDEVIVPGYMFVASIASVLHCGADVVLAEIDESLTLDPADVESKITPRTKAIMPVHMLGAPADMTALRRIADARGLHLVEDCAQAAGAAHQGRPLGTIGRAGAFSLNHYKVITALQGGFVLTSDPLVFQRAYSFHDQGWFPYREDRGEGDRLLGMNLGLGELHAAVALAQLGKLDRVLNRVRAVKQRLVERIGDLPDVRPRTLHDPAGECGTVAVYVFDDAKHAQDVADRIGAKPLLDSPTHYYGSLPALAAFGRGDRTAVPFRAPGPGRWLRNYERGALPRTDDILARSVALATGVSDSYLGAGFGVHAGSTEPEIDAVAAEFRRAVLGGGAD; encoded by the coding sequence GTGCCGGGACCCGGATACCGCTTCGTCGACGACGAGGAACGCGACAACGTACTCGCGGTGCTCGACCGCTGGCGCACCGGCCGCGACACCTTCGACGACCCGGGCGAAGGGAACATGGTGCGCCGCTTCGAGCAGGCGGCCGCCGAGCGGTTCGGCAGCGGGCACTGCCTCGCCGTCAACAGCGGCACCTCGGCGCTGATCGCCGCCCTGGTGGGGCTGGGCATCGGACCGGGCGACGAGGTGATCGTGCCCGGCTACATGTTCGTCGCCTCCATCGCCTCCGTGCTGCACTGCGGGGCCGACGTCGTGCTCGCCGAGATCGACGAGTCCCTCACGCTCGACCCGGCCGACGTGGAGTCGAAGATCACCCCGCGGACCAAGGCGATCATGCCGGTGCACATGCTGGGCGCCCCCGCCGACATGACGGCCCTGCGCCGCATCGCCGACGCGCGCGGACTGCACCTCGTGGAGGACTGCGCGCAGGCCGCCGGGGCGGCCCACCAGGGCCGCCCGCTGGGCACCATCGGCCGGGCCGGCGCCTTCTCGCTCAACCACTACAAGGTGATCACCGCCCTCCAGGGCGGGTTCGTCCTCACCTCCGACCCCCTGGTCTTCCAGCGCGCCTACTCCTTCCACGACCAGGGGTGGTTCCCCTACCGCGAGGACCGGGGCGAGGGCGACCGGCTGCTCGGCATGAACCTCGGTCTCGGCGAACTGCACGCCGCCGTGGCGCTCGCCCAGCTCGGCAAGCTGGACCGGGTCCTGAACCGGGTCAGGGCCGTCAAGCAGCGGCTGGTGGAACGCATCGGGGACCTGCCCGACGTACGGCCCAGGACGCTCCACGACCCGGCGGGGGAGTGCGGCACCGTCGCGGTCTACGTCTTCGACGACGCCAAGCACGCCCAGGACGTCGCCGACCGCATCGGTGCCAAGCCCTTGCTCGACTCGCCGACGCACTACTACGGCAGCCTGCCCGCGCTGGCCGCCTTCGGCCGGGGCGACCGCACGGCCGTGCCCTTCCGGGCGCCGGGCCCCGGGCGGTGGCTGCGCAACTACGAACGGGGTGCCCTGCCCCGCACCGACGACATCCTCGCCCGGTCCGTGGCCCTGGCCACCGGTGTGTCCGACAGCTATCTGGGCGCCGGCTTCGGGGTGCACGCCGGGTCGACGGAGCCGGAGATCGACGCCGTGGCGGCGGAGTTCCGCCGCGCGGTCCTGGGCGGCGGGGCGGACTGA
- a CDS encoding HAD family hydrolase codes for MVALLDAKGRKQRRKGGVVIRTLFVDAGGVLYNNINEETDFLAQVARRYSRDEAETTRHAMASARVYESGRKHVHQVFQQLVGGLSWTGRGILDTRWLDRMYMARVRAYEDNFRVLREVREERPDLTLVLTNNEAEHWDRLKDEAHGHFAMFDVLCSSWRIRRVKPARAFFTEALRRTRAGAEETLLIDDRLPVLRAGAALGMQTLHVSTPDVLADRLGPLLRGRARPAPVR; via the coding sequence ATGGTCGCCCTGCTGGACGCGAAAGGGAGAAAGCAGCGGAGAAAGGGCGGCGTGGTGATTCGTACCCTGTTCGTGGATGCCGGTGGGGTGCTTTACAACAACATCAACGAAGAAACGGACTTCCTCGCCCAGGTGGCCCGCCGGTACAGCCGCGACGAAGCGGAGACGACTCGGCACGCCATGGCGTCGGCCCGTGTCTACGAAAGTGGCCGAAAGCATGTGCACCAGGTCTTCCAGCAGCTTGTCGGCGGGCTTTCCTGGACCGGTCGGGGAATTCTCGACACACGCTGGCTGGACCGTATGTACATGGCGCGCGTGCGTGCCTACGAAGACAATTTCCGGGTCCTCCGGGAAGTCCGCGAGGAACGGCCGGACCTGACCCTCGTACTGACGAACAACGAGGCCGAACACTGGGACCGGCTGAAGGACGAGGCGCACGGTCACTTCGCGATGTTCGACGTGCTCTGCTCGTCCTGGCGGATCCGCCGGGTCAAGCCGGCGAGGGCGTTCTTCACCGAGGCGTTGCGCCGGACCCGGGCCGGCGCCGAGGAGACGCTGCTCATCGACGACCGGCTCCCGGTGCTGCGTGCCGGGGCCGCCCTCGGGATGCAGACCCTGCACGTCTCCACGCCGGACGTCCTGGCCGACCGGCTCGGCCCGCTCCTGCGCGGCCGGGCGAGACCCGCCCCGGTGCGGTGA
- a CDS encoding dTDP-4-dehydrorhamnose 3,5-epimerase family protein, producing the protein MRPLGIEGAWLVESRVFGDERGEFQELFRGGPLSDTLGYVPGVAQVNRSVSRKGVVRGVHFADVPPGQAKYVTCLRGAVLDVVVDIRAGSPAYGAWETVRLDDPRRSVYIEAGLGHAFMALTDDATVVYLTSEGYAPEREHAVHPLDPALGIAWPPGIEPVLSAKDSRAPGLEESALRGLLPDYHTCADFHRELRRRFTA; encoded by the coding sequence GTGCGTCCGCTCGGTATCGAAGGTGCCTGGCTGGTGGAATCGCGGGTTTTCGGCGACGAGCGGGGGGAATTCCAGGAACTCTTCCGCGGCGGCCCGTTGAGCGACACGCTCGGCTACGTCCCGGGCGTCGCCCAGGTGAACCGCTCCGTCTCCCGCAAAGGGGTCGTGCGGGGTGTGCACTTCGCCGACGTCCCACCGGGCCAGGCCAAGTACGTCACCTGCCTCCGCGGCGCCGTGCTCGACGTCGTGGTGGACATCCGGGCGGGCTCGCCCGCCTACGGCGCCTGGGAGACGGTCCGTCTCGACGACCCGCGGCGCAGCGTGTACATCGAGGCCGGACTGGGACACGCCTTCATGGCCCTCACCGACGATGCCACCGTCGTCTACCTCACCTCCGAGGGCTACGCCCCCGAGCGTGAGCACGCGGTCCACCCGCTCGACCCGGCCCTGGGCATCGCCTGGCCCCCCGGGATCGAGCCCGTGCTGTCCGCCAAGGACAGCCGGGCCCCCGGCCTGGAGGAGTCCGCCCTGCGGGGACTGCTGCCCGACTACCACACCTGTGCGGACTTCCACCGGGAACTGCGGCGCCGCTTCACCGCCTGA
- the rfbD gene encoding dTDP-4-dehydrorhamnose reductase, producing MSVPLGSRWLVTGASGMLGRELTARLSRRGVPVVPLGRADLDVTDPAAARALLARHRPAVLVNCAAWTAVDAAEAHEARALAVNGEGPGHLARACRATGTRMIQLSTDYVFAGLADRPYREDDPPAPRTAYGRTKLAGERAVLDTLPDGGYVVRTAWLYGSGGANFVSTMIRLAAAEGTVPVVDDQHGGPTWTGDLADRLLALGAAALRGTAPPGVYHAVNAGSTTWHALAREIFRRAGADPGRVRPIGSGELARPAARPPYSVLAQGRWRAAGLAPLRDWRAALAEAFPALLRASARGGTVRR from the coding sequence ATGTCCGTACCCCTCGGCTCTCGTTGGCTCGTCACCGGCGCGTCCGGGATGCTCGGGCGCGAACTCACCGCGCGCCTGAGCCGCCGGGGCGTCCCGGTGGTCCCGCTGGGCCGGGCGGACCTGGACGTCACCGACCCCGCCGCCGCGCGGGCGCTGCTGGCCCGGCACCGGCCCGCGGTGCTCGTCAACTGCGCGGCCTGGACGGCGGTCGACGCGGCCGAGGCGCACGAGGCACGGGCCCTGGCGGTGAACGGCGAGGGACCCGGTCACCTGGCCCGCGCCTGCCGGGCGACGGGCACCCGGATGATCCAGCTGTCCACCGACTACGTCTTCGCCGGGCTCGCCGACCGCCCGTACCGGGAGGACGACCCGCCCGCGCCGCGCACGGCCTACGGCAGGACGAAGCTCGCCGGGGAGCGGGCGGTGCTCGACACCCTCCCGGACGGTGGCTACGTGGTGCGCACCGCCTGGCTGTACGGGTCCGGCGGCGCGAACTTCGTCTCCACGATGATCCGCCTGGCGGCCGCGGAGGGCACCGTGCCCGTCGTCGACGACCAGCACGGCGGACCGACCTGGACCGGTGATCTCGCCGACCGGCTCCTCGCGCTCGGCGCCGCGGCGCTGCGGGGCACCGCGCCGCCCGGTGTCTACCACGCCGTGAACGCGGGGAGCACGACCTGGCACGCGCTGGCGCGGGAGATCTTCCGGCGGGCCGGGGCCGATCCCGGCCGGGTCCGGCCGATCGGCAGCGGGGAACTGGCCCGGCCGGCCGCCCGGCCCCCGTACAGCGTCCTCGCCCAGGGCCGGTGGCGGGCCGCCGGTCTCGCCCCGCTGCGCGACTGGCGCGCCGCGCTCGCCGAGGCGTTCCCCGCGCTGCTGCGCGCGTCGGCGCGGGGCGGCACGGTCAGGCGGTGA
- a CDS encoding DegT/DnrJ/EryC1/StrS family aminotransferase, whose product MGNSLAISGGPRLVDREWPRWPQPGDRALKSLEDVLTSGRWTISCAYQGRQSYERQFAEAFAEYCNSPLCVPVATGTAALAIALEACGVGASDEVVVPGLSWVASSSAVLGINAVPVLVDVDPETYCLDPAAVEAAITDRTRAITVVHAYSAVADLDALLDIAQRYGLPLVEDCAHAHGARYSNWPVGAFGTAGAFSMQGSKLLTCGEGGAVITDDPEIASRAEHLRADGRMLRRDAVDVGEMELMETGRLMGSNACLSEFHAAVLLDQLDLLDQQNARRSRSAERLSVRLAELGLTPQSTSAGTTERAYYRYAVRLPDEVLAVAPVDRIAQALGAELGFPVMRTHQPLNDNPLNRPSTRRRFAIDREYMTRIDPARFDLPVARRVHDSVVSFGHEVLLAPLDAIDDIAEAFAKVLSHVGELAV is encoded by the coding sequence ATGGGAAATTCGCTGGCAATCTCCGGTGGGCCTCGGCTGGTCGACCGGGAGTGGCCGCGCTGGCCGCAACCGGGAGACCGGGCACTGAAAAGTCTCGAAGACGTGTTGACGAGCGGTCGCTGGACCATCAGTTGCGCCTATCAGGGACGGCAATCCTACGAGCGACAATTCGCGGAGGCATTCGCGGAGTACTGCAATTCCCCCCTGTGCGTGCCGGTGGCGACGGGGACGGCCGCGCTGGCCATCGCCCTGGAGGCCTGCGGAGTCGGCGCGTCGGACGAGGTGGTGGTGCCCGGTCTGAGCTGGGTGGCCTCCTCGTCGGCGGTGCTGGGGATCAACGCCGTGCCGGTCCTGGTCGACGTCGACCCGGAGACGTACTGCCTGGACCCGGCGGCGGTGGAGGCCGCCATCACCGACCGGACGCGCGCCATCACCGTGGTCCACGCCTATTCGGCCGTGGCGGACCTCGACGCCCTGCTGGACATCGCCCAGCGCTACGGCCTGCCGCTGGTCGAGGACTGCGCGCACGCGCACGGTGCCCGGTACAGCAACTGGCCGGTGGGGGCGTTCGGCACGGCGGGCGCCTTCAGCATGCAGGGCAGCAAGCTGCTGACGTGCGGTGAGGGCGGCGCCGTGATCACGGACGATCCCGAGATCGCGAGCCGTGCGGAGCATCTGCGCGCGGACGGCCGCATGCTGCGGCGGGACGCCGTGGACGTGGGCGAGATGGAACTGATGGAGACGGGCCGGCTGATGGGCAGCAACGCCTGCCTGTCCGAGTTCCACGCGGCGGTGCTGCTGGACCAGCTCGACCTGCTCGACCAGCAGAACGCACGCCGCAGCAGGTCGGCCGAGCGGCTGTCCGTCCGGCTGGCCGAGCTGGGGCTCACGCCGCAGAGCACCTCGGCCGGGACGACCGAGCGGGCCTACTACCGCTATGCGGTGCGGCTCCCGGACGAGGTGCTGGCCGTCGCCCCGGTGGACCGGATCGCCCAGGCGCTCGGCGCGGAGCTGGGCTTCCCGGTCATGCGGACGCACCAGCCGCTCAACGACAATCCGCTGAACCGGCCGAGCACCCGGCGCAGGTTCGCGATCGACCGCGAGTACATGACACGGATCGACCCGGCCCGCTTCGACCTGCCGGTCGCCCGGCGCGTCCACGACAGCGTGGTGAGCTTCGGCCACGAGGTGCTGCTGGCTCCGCTCGACGCGATCGACGACATAGCGGAGGCGTTCGCGAAGGTCCTGTCACACGTGGGGGAACTGGCCGTCTGA
- a CDS encoding inositol monophosphatase family protein has product MENDSDVLLAHRLVDVADALSLRYFGRTPASRQKADGSPVSEADLAVEEALLEILAVERPGDAVLSEESGTRSAAARRWIIDPIDGTIPFLAGRRDWGTHVALEVGGELRIGVLSRPTEGLRWWARQGGGAYASSAGGPWSTARRLRVEPSRVPLGRARVGGFLFAGSPFEAVRERVRWVESSVCLVADLLEGRVEGIVDEGGHVWDRAPAALLVREAGGRVDDLHGGHRLDRPWLVYGADGLAPRLAGLVRSVAG; this is encoded by the coding sequence ATGGAAAACGACAGCGACGTGCTCCTCGCACACCGGCTCGTGGATGTCGCGGACGCACTTTCCCTGCGCTATTTCGGGCGGACGCCCGCGTCGCGGCAGAAGGCCGACGGCAGCCCGGTCAGCGAGGCCGACCTCGCGGTGGAGGAGGCCCTGCTGGAGATCCTCGCCGTGGAACGGCCCGGTGACGCGGTGCTCAGCGAGGAGAGCGGTACGAGGTCGGCGGCGGCACGCCGCTGGATCATCGACCCGATCGACGGGACGATCCCCTTCCTGGCGGGGCGGCGCGACTGGGGCACCCATGTCGCCCTGGAGGTCGGCGGGGAGCTGCGGATCGGTGTGCTCAGCCGCCCGACGGAAGGCCTCCGCTGGTGGGCCCGGCAGGGTGGCGGCGCCTACGCCTCCTCCGCGGGCGGGCCGTGGTCGACGGCGCGCCGGCTGCGCGTCGAGCCGTCGCGTGTCCCGCTCGGCCGGGCCCGGGTGGGCGGCTTCCTGTTCGCGGGCTCGCCCTTCGAAGCGGTGCGGGAGCGGGTGCGGTGGGTCGAGTCCTCCGTGTGCCTGGTCGCCGATCTCCTGGAGGGGCGCGTCGAGGGGATCGTCGACGAGGGGGGACACGTCTGGGACCGGGCGCCGGCGGCCCTGCTGGTGCGGGAGGCCGGCGGCCGGGTGGACGATCTGCACGGCGGGCACCGGCTCGACCGGCCGTGGCTCGTGTACGGGGCGGACGGCCTCGCCCCCCGCCTCGCCGGGCTGGTGCGCAGCGTGGCCGGCTGA